A single Salmo trutta chromosome 14, fSalTru1.1, whole genome shotgun sequence DNA region contains:
- the ankrd33ab gene encoding ankyrin repeat domain-containing protein 33B, producing MVACYKGFLEIVQHLHHCPYLDINHQDNDGNTALMIASQAGHTITVTYILNYYPGADTEIRDCRGFTALIKAAMQGRDDVVSSLVMAGADLNAVDTTKQKCARDWALKTGRYETLNRLRRLNLRPRAEQFAESYVPEWPELKVLVAKAMVNKSAGQKITQRIKSTFGFNFPRDPQENGVLDHMVRITTSIHSPLVATGCRPLCPTSPPEVGKRRLAVPELVKKHSEKELGESSVCHSNGSISSIIPHIHSAETIATSCCVDTERRGSIISIASTGVRTFIPRHMAHRNSVFPSGCIPKIQIVKSGEPTPKKEKKRKKHKGHLEPPIWKYKAEKQEKKKAEKEKEKSKKEKKEKKQK from the exons ATGGTGGCGTGCTATAAGGGTTTTTTGGAAATTGTGCAACATCTTCACCACTGTCCCTACCTGGACATAAATCACCAGGACAACGATGGCAACACTGCACTGATGATCGCTTCACAAGCAG GTCACACCATTACAGTGACCTACATCCTCAACTACTACCCCGGAGCAGACACAGAGATCCGGGACTGCCGTGGCTTCACTGCACTCATCAAAGCTGCCATGCAGGGTCGAGACGATGTGGTGTCTTCCCTCGTCATGGCCG GTGCAGACCTAAATGCAGTAGACACCACGAAGCAGAAGTGTGCACGGGACTGGGCCCTAAAGACGGGCCGCTACGAGACGTTGAACCGCCTCCGCCGCCTCAACCTGCGGCCCAGAGCCGAGCAGTTCGCTGAGAGCTACGTCCCCGAGTGGCCAGAGCTGAAGGTGCTGGTGGCCAAGGCCATGGTCAACAAGAGCGCCGGCCAGAAGATCACCCAGCGCATCAAGTCCACCTTCGGCTTCAACTTTCCCCGAGATCCCCAGGAAAACGGGGTCTTGGACCACATGGTGCGTATCACCACCAGCATCCACAGCCCTCTAGTGGCCACCGGCTGCCGTCCCCTCTGCCCCACCAGCCCCCCTGAAGTGGGGAAGAGGCGCCTGGCCGTGCCAGAGCTGGTGAAGAAGCATTCGGAGAAGGAGCTGGGGGAGAGCTCTGTGTGCCACAGCAACGGCTCCATATCCTCCATCATTCCCCACATCCACTCAGCCGAGACCATCGCCACGTCGTGCTGTGTGGACACAGAGCGCAGGGGCAGCATAATCTCTATAGCTTCCACCGGGGTGCGTACCTTCATCCCCAGGCACATGGCCCACAGGAACAGTGTCTTCCCTTCTGGCTGCATCCCAAAGATCCAGATAGTCAAGTCTGGAGAGCCCACACctaagaaggagaagaagaggaagaagcacAAGGGTCATCTGGAGCCACCCATATGGAAGTACAAGGCAGAGAAGCAGGAGAAGAAGAAggcagagaaagaaaaagagaagagcaagaaggaaaagaaagagaagaaaCAGAAGTGA